In one window of Candidatus Sulfuricurvum sp. RIFRC-1 DNA:
- a CDS encoding OmpA family protein: MMEALLIWSAFILSLPFITSEPSTTVILLENNTSHNAIDVSTQLGKVTIDQPYYATTLSAPDKKPSEVEKLDPDSVNKKYADVLGNLPSKAVSTLFYFEPGTAEIAQSSKDQVEELIKTIALYDPASIDIIGHSDRDGDADKNYELALERAHAVEKFLHERNVNMERSSVVSYGENDPIVPTEDGVPEPKNRRVEVIVR; the protein is encoded by the coding sequence ATGATGGAAGCGTTATTGATTTGGAGTGCATTTATTTTGTCCCTGCCGTTTATCACCTCTGAGCCTTCTACTACAGTGATATTGCTTGAAAACAATACCTCCCATAATGCGATTGATGTTTCAACCCAATTAGGTAAAGTAACAATTGATCAGCCTTATTATGCGACAACCCTGAGTGCACCGGATAAAAAACCAAGCGAGGTTGAAAAGCTCGATCCCGATAGTGTCAATAAAAAATACGCTGACGTACTGGGGAATCTTCCGAGTAAGGCGGTATCAACGCTCTTCTATTTTGAACCGGGAACGGCAGAAATAGCACAATCATCGAAAGATCAGGTAGAAGAACTGATTAAAACTATCGCTTTATATGATCCTGCCTCTATCGATATAATCGGTCATTCCGATCGTGACGGAGATGCGGATAAAAACTATGAACTCGCGCTCGAACGTGCGCATGCCGTTGAGAAGTTTTTGCATGAGCGAAACGTCAATATGGAACGTTCCAGTGTGGTATCGTATGGAGAAAATGATCCCATCGTTCCAACCGAAGATGGTGTGCCGGAACCTAAAAATCGTCGTGTAGAAGTGATCGTTCGCTAA
- a CDS encoding FecR family protein has translation MIWKVFALVLTLALSAQAQESVAFIKSLKGDVSIKRENTIHPAKKGEKLFSHDVIQTEEKGGTGLSFNDGTRISVGSKSILEIDDYLFAPSQKAFRFDLSLHKGSAVFESGRIGKLAPEKVSFKVPQGVVGIRGTKFVVEVE, from the coding sequence ATGATATGGAAAGTTTTTGCCCTCGTTTTGACGCTTGCATTGTCTGCTCAGGCACAAGAATCGGTTGCATTTATTAAAAGTCTCAAAGGTGATGTCAGCATCAAAAGAGAAAATACAATTCACCCTGCCAAAAAAGGGGAAAAACTCTTTTCACATGATGTAATACAGACGGAAGAAAAAGGGGGAACCGGACTATCATTTAATGATGGAACCCGTATATCCGTTGGATCAAAAAGTATTTTGGAGATTGATGATTATCTCTTTGCCCCTTCTCAAAAAGCCTTCCGTTTTGATTTGTCGCTTCACAAAGGAAGTGCAGTATTTGAATCAGGCAGAATCGGTAAATTGGCTCCTGAAAAAGTAAGTTTCAAAGTACCGCAAGGAGTTGTCGGAATTCGCGGAACTAAATTTGTAGTAGAGGTTGAATGA
- the metG gene encoding methionine--tRNA ligase, which yields MKNYITTPIYYVNGEAHIGHAYTTFIADTLARNSRLIGNETYFLTGTDEHGQKIEEAAKKLEKPTQQFADEISATFRTLWDEFEISYDQFIRTTDASHKVGVQAAFLKMFENGDIYKDFYEGNYCVSCETFFPESQLMEGGCCPDCGRATTILKEESYFFKLSKYEKPLLEYYEAHPEFILPKSRRNEVISFVKGGLNDLSVTRTSFSWGVHLPESLNEPRHVMYVWLDALMNYVTALGYGSDEAKMEFWPATTQLVGKDILRFHAIYWPAFLMSLGLPLPRHIGAHGWWTRDGEKMSKSKGNVVDPREVAKHYGVENFRYFMMREVPFGQDGDFSQRALIDRMNSDLSNDLGNLLNRIIGMSEKYSDFVINSIDVEKYHAKELNDAHAILDSLETYLGELQLHRYLEELWKVFTIGNKAIEEHAPWVKIKEGRNDEALATVALVANLLAKASVMLNSIMPNTTATIADALGFEITTESYNRLILDKGLLETFTIKKIPPLFPRVDEPLMQEAPKAMIDEAPKAEPKPKMEDKKESTVSEDGLITIDQFFQTSIKIGTVLDAEEVPKSSKLLKLKVDLGEESARQIVAGIREYYSAESLVGTQVCVVANLKPAKLMGLLSEGMILAAKDADGLCLVRPEKPRSCGSSVG from the coding sequence ATGAAGAATTACATTACGACTCCTATCTACTACGTCAACGGCGAAGCCCATATAGGTCATGCTTACACTACGTTCATTGCAGACACACTTGCACGTAATTCACGTCTAATCGGAAATGAAACCTATTTTCTCACCGGAACGGATGAACACGGTCAAAAAATCGAAGAAGCGGCTAAAAAACTGGAAAAACCGACGCAACAATTTGCGGATGAGATCAGCGCAACGTTTCGTACTCTTTGGGACGAATTTGAAATTAGTTACGATCAGTTTATCCGCACAACCGATGCATCGCATAAAGTAGGCGTTCAAGCCGCATTTCTTAAGATGTTTGAAAACGGCGATATTTACAAAGATTTTTACGAAGGAAACTATTGCGTCAGCTGTGAGACCTTCTTCCCTGAATCTCAGCTCATGGAAGGCGGATGTTGTCCTGATTGTGGAAGAGCAACTACAATTCTCAAAGAAGAGAGCTACTTTTTCAAACTCTCCAAGTACGAAAAACCGTTGTTAGAGTATTATGAAGCCCATCCAGAATTTATTCTCCCGAAATCACGCCGTAATGAAGTGATCAGTTTTGTCAAAGGGGGTCTTAACGATCTCTCCGTAACCCGAACCAGCTTTAGCTGGGGAGTACATCTGCCTGAATCACTTAATGAGCCGCGCCACGTTATGTATGTATGGCTCGATGCACTCATGAACTATGTTACCGCACTCGGATACGGTTCGGATGAAGCAAAAATGGAATTTTGGCCTGCAACAACTCAGCTTGTCGGTAAAGACATTCTCCGTTTTCATGCGATTTACTGGCCGGCATTTTTGATGAGTCTCGGATTGCCTTTGCCGCGCCATATCGGTGCACACGGATGGTGGACACGTGATGGTGAGAAGATGTCAAAATCCAAAGGAAACGTCGTTGACCCACGCGAAGTTGCCAAACACTACGGCGTCGAAAACTTCCGCTATTTCATGATGCGTGAAGTACCGTTCGGTCAAGACGGAGATTTCTCACAACGTGCCCTGATTGACCGTATGAACTCCGATCTCTCTAACGATTTAGGGAATCTTCTTAATCGTATCATCGGGATGTCTGAAAAGTACTCCGATTTTGTGATCAACAGTATCGATGTAGAGAAATATCATGCTAAAGAGCTAAATGACGCTCATGCCATCTTAGACTCTTTGGAAACCTATTTAGGTGAATTGCAGCTTCACCGTTACCTTGAAGAACTCTGGAAAGTCTTTACCATCGGCAATAAAGCGATTGAAGAGCATGCACCTTGGGTTAAGATCAAAGAGGGACGCAATGATGAAGCACTCGCTACGGTTGCCTTGGTCGCTAACCTGTTGGCTAAAGCATCAGTAATGCTCAACTCTATCATGCCGAATACCACAGCGACAATTGCCGATGCACTCGGATTTGAGATTACAACTGAGAGTTATAACCGTCTCATCCTCGATAAAGGACTTCTGGAAACCTTTACAATCAAAAAAATCCCTCCGCTTTTCCCGCGTGTGGATGAACCGTTGATGCAAGAGGCTCCAAAAGCGATGATTGATGAAGCACCTAAAGCAGAGCCGAAACCTAAAATGGAAGATAAAAAAGAATCTACCGTTTCCGAAGACGGTCTTATCACTATCGACCAGTTTTTCCAAACCTCGATCAAAATCGGAACTGTTTTGGATGCCGAAGAGGTCCCTAAAAGCTCCAAGCTCCTAAAGCTCAAAGTTGATTTGGGTGAAGAGTCAGCGCGACAAATCGTCGCGGGGATTCGAGAATACTACAGTGCAGAATCGCTCGTTGGAACTCAAGTATGTGTTGTTGCCAACCTCAAGCCGGCAAAATTGATGGGTCTTCTCTCTGAGGGGATGATTCTAGCGGCAAAAGACGCAGATGGGCTTTGTTTGGTTCGACCTGAAAAACCACGCTCATGTGGAAGTTCGGTTGGATGA
- a CDS encoding CHASE2 domain-containing protein, whose amino-acid sequence MKSLIFAAGSLLLTGLFYLFWWNAPLLRQLDYKIYDQLSSDFPPSHTPESTVVVEIDDKSLKAFGQWPWPRVITAELINRISDAKPTAVVLDIVFSEKDRSSPDTLQRFYRDFFDLDIRVDGLPEPLLDNDQILSDALMQSNTILPVFSDISMHPKECLLPPSRIQDQRIETAQLENIDAMVCSLPIYQQRSKGIGHIHAVADNDGTFRRLSMFMRHHDELIPTLGIAAVASKNISISTHPISSLKGDFEFNIGNSRFSVDKYANALLTFYSFEAYHRVSAYDLLSGKIDPRILKNKFVFIGTTALGLDTWHTTANGTILPGVYLHATMVENLLNNDLKVQPSLFPWFNLLLSFVIAVILLVLMVRKRYLSILLSFMALFGISFGVTYIAWQYNIYISIGYFQIPLISYLFILSMLMFFIDYRNTKQFMEEIKRSSEQKRLLKSELDRTESEIEYQKVMLFQQSKLAAMGEMIDNIAHQWRQPLNTLGVIVQDTQYAHRSGRLDQHYLHSMTTESMEQIEFMSQTIEDFRNFVKPDQKNSPFDLNEAVEQSVQLLYGMLEAHRISINVEYSERALEVYGSTGEFKQVIINLLNNARDALIEKNPPDPAIMIRIFGDDTYGAVSIQDNGGGIEPEVIGRIFEPYFTTKEEGKGSGIGLYMSYAIIRTKMGGMIEVSNVEDGTLFTLTLPLWRDPFSLIEE is encoded by the coding sequence GTGAAATCTCTCATTTTTGCAGCGGGTTCATTACTACTGACGGGTTTATTTTACCTATTTTGGTGGAATGCACCTCTGCTTCGCCAGCTTGATTACAAGATATATGATCAATTGAGCAGCGATTTTCCTCCATCCCATACTCCTGAATCTACGGTTGTTGTTGAGATCGACGATAAAAGTCTGAAGGCTTTCGGTCAATGGCCGTGGCCCAGAGTAATCACCGCAGAACTTATCAATCGGATTAGTGATGCCAAACCAACGGCTGTTGTTTTGGATATTGTTTTTTCAGAAAAAGATCGATCATCACCGGATACGCTCCAAAGGTTTTACCGAGATTTTTTTGATTTGGATATCCGTGTCGATGGACTTCCAGAACCTTTGTTGGATAACGATCAAATTTTATCCGACGCACTGATGCAGTCGAATACTATTCTTCCCGTTTTCAGTGATATCAGCATGCATCCCAAAGAGTGCCTGCTTCCCCCTTCGCGTATCCAAGATCAGCGTATTGAAACAGCACAATTGGAAAACATCGATGCAATGGTATGCAGTTTGCCGATTTATCAACAACGCTCAAAAGGGATAGGACATATTCATGCCGTAGCCGATAATGACGGAACATTTCGACGGTTATCCATGTTTATGCGCCATCATGATGAGTTGATTCCAACGCTGGGGATTGCGGCAGTAGCATCGAAAAATATTTCTATTTCTACCCATCCGATCTCATCATTGAAAGGTGATTTTGAATTTAACATCGGAAATAGCCGATTTTCAGTAGATAAGTATGCAAACGCACTGTTGACGTTTTATTCTTTTGAAGCGTATCATAGAGTCTCAGCCTATGATTTGCTCAGCGGTAAAATTGATCCCAGAATATTAAAAAATAAATTTGTCTTTATCGGAACAACGGCCTTGGGATTGGATACGTGGCATACAACTGCCAACGGTACGATTTTACCGGGAGTATATCTTCACGCAACCATGGTCGAAAATCTTTTAAACAATGATTTAAAGGTTCAGCCTTCACTTTTTCCTTGGTTCAATCTTCTCTTATCGTTTGTAATCGCAGTGATTTTATTGGTTTTAATGGTTCGTAAACGCTATTTGAGCATACTCCTCTCTTTTATGGCATTGTTTGGGATAAGCTTTGGTGTGACCTATATTGCATGGCAGTACAATATCTATATTTCTATCGGATATTTCCAGATTCCATTGATCTCTTATCTATTTATTCTTTCAATGTTAATGTTCTTTATCGATTACCGTAATACCAAGCAATTTATGGAAGAGATAAAGCGCTCATCAGAGCAAAAGCGTCTCTTAAAATCAGAACTCGACCGCACTGAAAGTGAGATAGAGTACCAAAAAGTGATGTTGTTTCAACAATCCAAACTGGCTGCTATGGGGGAAATGATTGATAATATCGCTCATCAGTGGCGTCAACCGCTCAACACGCTCGGTGTCATTGTACAAGATACCCAATACGCGCATAGAAGCGGAAGATTGGATCAACACTACCTTCACTCCATGACTACGGAATCGATGGAACAGATTGAGTTTATGTCTCAGACAATTGAAGATTTTCGAAACTTCGTTAAACCTGACCAGAAGAACAGCCCCTTTGATTTGAATGAAGCGGTTGAACAATCGGTTCAACTGTTATACGGCATGCTTGAGGCTCATCGCATTAGTATCAATGTTGAATATTCTGAAAGAGCATTGGAAGTCTATGGCTCCACGGGAGAATTCAAACAGGTAATAATCAATCTTTTGAATAATGCGCGGGATGCTTTGATCGAAAAAAATCCCCCTGATCCCGCCATCATGATTCGTATTTTTGGAGATGATACCTACGGAGCGGTTAGTATTCAAGATAACGGCGGAGGAATCGAACCCGAGGTGATAGGACGTATTTTTGAACCCTATTTTACTACCAAAGAAGAGGGGAAAGGGAGCGGGATAGGGCTGTATATGTCGTATGCGATCATACGAACCAAAATGGGAGGAATGATTGAGGTCTCTAACGTTGAAGATGGAACATTATTTACGTTGACCCTTCCTCTTTGGAGGGATCCGTTTTCTTTAATAGAAGAATGA
- a CDS encoding class 1 fructose-bisphosphatase translates to MNVILEAIQKSAIRIKNAIDVKDIGYSQEQNSSGETQLQLDIQSDLIIEEELSRVEGVHTIASEEKEHPMVLNENGHYFIAFDPLDGSSLVDVNLSVGSIFGIYEGEFTPSKMVASCYVVYGPRVELVFADEHNVSLYLLQNGEFEFVKHIQLNEKGKINAPGGTQQCWAPFHKIMIDSFFARGYRLRYSGGMVPDLHQILLKGGGLFSYPGASDKPEGKLRMLFEVFPFAFIFEKAGGKAIDGTVRVLDKEPKHVHDTSPCFFGSKDEINEVMSVYAGQQ, encoded by the coding sequence ATGAATGTTATTTTAGAAGCGATCCAAAAAAGCGCTATTCGGATTAAAAACGCCATTGATGTTAAAGATATCGGCTACTCTCAAGAACAAAACAGCTCCGGTGAAACTCAGCTTCAACTCGATATCCAAAGTGATTTGATTATCGAAGAGGAACTGAGCCGTGTCGAAGGTGTTCATACGATTGCCAGCGAAGAGAAAGAACACCCGATGGTGCTCAACGAAAACGGTCACTATTTTATTGCCTTTGATCCGCTGGATGGTTCATCTCTTGTCGATGTTAATCTCAGTGTCGGATCAATCTTCGGTATTTATGAGGGTGAATTTACTCCGAGTAAAATGGTCGCGAGCTGTTATGTCGTCTATGGACCGCGTGTTGAGTTGGTATTTGCGGATGAGCATAATGTTTCTCTCTATCTGCTTCAAAACGGTGAGTTTGAGTTTGTTAAGCATATTCAACTGAATGAAAAAGGGAAAATCAATGCACCGGGCGGAACGCAACAATGTTGGGCTCCTTTTCATAAAATCATGATTGACAGTTTCTTCGCTCGCGGCTATCGCCTCCGCTACTCCGGCGGTATGGTTCCCGATCTTCATCAAATCCTCCTCAAAGGGGGCGGTTTGTTTAGTTATCCGGGCGCAAGTGATAAGCCGGAGGGGAAACTTCGAATGTTGTTTGAAGTATTCCCTTTTGCCTTTATTTTTGAAAAAGCCGGTGGAAAAGCGATCGACGGTACAGTACGTGTTTTAGATAAAGAACCTAAACACGTTCACGATACCAGCCCCTGCTTTTTCGGTTCAAAAGATGAAATTAATGAGGTTATGAGTGTCTATGCCGGACAGCAATAA
- the mobB gene encoding molybdopterin-guanine dinucleotide biosynthesis protein B: MKKRLAVAFTGPSNSGKTTLILKVARKLIHEHNLEVAIIKNDPKDKAQFDVPGKDSYKFSDTGAEVIVTSPTRTTYFSQRHKELDELVALFGEFDVLLVEGLKNLPLPRISIFRGHIDTDYFPYMNALAIDESIDTAHYDIPHGIDILDLNNPDQVIEWILAHAKVIE, translated from the coding sequence TTGAAAAAACGTTTAGCAGTTGCATTCACAGGTCCCTCAAATAGCGGCAAAACTACCTTGATCCTCAAAGTAGCACGAAAATTGATCCATGAACACAATTTAGAAGTCGCTATCATCAAAAATGATCCGAAAGATAAAGCTCAGTTTGATGTTCCGGGAAAAGACAGCTATAAATTCAGTGATACGGGAGCCGAGGTTATCGTCACCTCCCCTACCCGTACCACCTATTTTTCGCAACGTCACAAAGAGTTGGACGAATTGGTCGCTCTTTTCGGTGAGTTTGACGTATTGCTCGTTGAGGGGTTGAAAAATCTTCCGCTTCCGCGTATCAGTATCTTTCGAGGGCACATCGATACCGACTACTTTCCGTATATGAACGCTTTAGCGATCGATGAGAGTATAGATACGGCGCATTATGATATTCCTCATGGAATAGACATCCTCGATCTCAACAACCCCGATCAGGTGATCGAGTGGATTTTAGCTCACGCAAAGGTTATAGAATGA
- a CDS encoding transglycosylase SLT domain-containing protein, with amino-acid sequence MKYSISLAVLLLSNVWGVTLEDISNKPASREKNFLIWQYLQQDINASQAQEAFYQVDNVNQRFLFDYAKKTDEIEIRYTSECLQKPASALMSIEQEDCLYLALTPMKAESLQSFERELIAMRLGERFGDTAWLRTMNHNNHFTLFSDLAPSLKLFLISSPLYRQEHFNHNVENETLAELSAMRGFNQLVYLSATDPKMEKLQASLANVSGGAYDGQTHFYLGINALKYKRSDNALYHLKEAKRQALSPIERDKNNFWIYRINGDETVLNELANGLDINMYTLWAKERVGKVAENYFTTLPTPDKGGFKGDNPFEWNALHKELVATPPEKLYEIIERYDGEDSLAVQAYMIERIYQPYIHNYTMPYDQYMNTIKTDQKAMLYALMRQETRLIPGLISRSFALGLMQIMPFNVDSISKIHPMKIKSYDDMFNPQYSIAYSIEHMKHIEATLYNPVLMAYAYNGGIGFTKRLLLSGAYFNPGEHEPFMSMELVGNAESREYGKRVLANYVIYKNILGEKVSIAAIFDTLTQPSLSDYFRAEGLKKSQQLSQSE; translated from the coding sequence GTGAAGTATTCAATATCCCTAGCGGTACTGCTCCTTAGCAATGTATGGGGCGTTACCTTAGAAGATATTAGCAATAAGCCCGCTTCACGTGAAAAAAACTTTTTAATTTGGCAATATTTACAACAAGATATCAATGCATCACAAGCTCAAGAAGCATTTTATCAAGTAGACAATGTGAATCAACGCTTCTTATTCGATTACGCGAAAAAAACGGATGAAATCGAGATACGCTATACCTCAGAGTGCCTCCAAAAACCGGCTTCGGCGTTAATGAGTATCGAACAAGAAGACTGTCTTTATCTCGCCCTCACCCCGATGAAGGCAGAGTCATTACAAAGTTTCGAACGTGAACTGATCGCGATGCGGCTTGGTGAACGTTTTGGTGATACCGCTTGGCTTAGAACCATGAACCACAACAACCATTTCACCCTTTTCAGTGATTTGGCACCTTCGTTAAAACTCTTTCTTATCTCAAGCCCATTGTATCGCCAAGAGCATTTCAATCACAATGTCGAGAATGAAACACTTGCTGAACTAAGCGCCATGCGTGGATTTAATCAGCTGGTTTATCTAAGCGCAACCGATCCGAAAATGGAAAAACTCCAAGCTTCTCTTGCCAATGTAAGCGGCGGAGCGTATGATGGACAAACCCATTTTTATCTGGGTATCAATGCCCTTAAATACAAACGCAGTGACAACGCTCTCTACCACCTCAAAGAAGCTAAACGTCAGGCCCTTTCTCCGATAGAACGGGACAAAAACAACTTTTGGATTTACCGCATCAATGGTGATGAAACGGTATTAAACGAACTTGCAAATGGCCTCGATATCAATATGTACACTTTATGGGCTAAAGAGCGTGTCGGGAAAGTGGCCGAAAACTATTTTACTACCCTTCCGACACCTGACAAAGGGGGCTTCAAAGGAGACAATCCGTTTGAATGGAATGCGCTTCACAAAGAGTTGGTTGCCACTCCCCCTGAAAAACTTTATGAGATCATTGAGCGCTATGACGGAGAAGACTCTTTAGCCGTTCAAGCCTATATGATTGAACGGATATATCAACCCTATATCCATAACTATACCATGCCATACGATCAGTATATGAATACGATCAAAACCGATCAAAAAGCCATGCTGTACGCGCTGATGCGACAAGAAACTCGTCTGATTCCGGGTTTAATTTCACGTTCATTTGCCCTTGGGCTTATGCAGATTATGCCTTTTAACGTCGATAGTATCTCTAAAATCCATCCGATGAAAATAAAATCGTATGATGATATGTTTAATCCGCAGTACAGTATCGCTTATTCAATCGAGCATATGAAACACATCGAAGCGACCCTTTACAATCCGGTACTGATGGCGTATGCGTATAACGGAGGGATCGGATTTACCAAACGGCTATTGCTCAGTGGAGCGTATTTCAATCCGGGCGAACATGAACCGTTTATGAGTATGGAATTGGTGGGAAATGCAGAGAGCCGCGAATATGGCAAGCGGGTACTTGCCAATTATGTAATCTACAAAAATATTTTAGGTGAGAAGGTATCGATAGCTGCTATTTTTGATACTTTAACACAACCTTCCCTGTCCGATTATTTTCGAGCTGAAGGGCTAAAGAAGAGTCAGCAACTGAGTCAAAGCGAATAA